From one Paenibacillus terrae HPL-003 genomic stretch:
- a CDS encoding DUF4870 domain-containing protein yields the protein MSVYKSSTGMDENIAAVLCYLFAFIGALAFVLLEKKSRFVLFHALQSIFLFVALMIGHVLAGLIPLLGPPLASLLTLAGIALWIVLIIHAGQGKWLKLPWVGDLALHQARQL from the coding sequence ATGTCAGTCTACAAGTCTTCCACGGGTATGGATGAAAATATAGCGGCTGTCCTGTGCTACCTGTTTGCATTCATTGGTGCATTGGCCTTCGTGCTGCTGGAAAAGAAAAGCCGGTTCGTTCTGTTTCACGCGCTGCAATCCATTTTTCTGTTCGTAGCCCTTATGATCGGGCATGTGCTCGCAGGACTCATTCCGCTACTCGGCCCTCCACTCGCTTCCCTGCTGACGCTGGCAGGCATCGCATTATGGATCGTCCTGATCATTCATGCTGGACAAGGCAAGTGGCTCAAGCTTCCTTGGGTGGGTGATCTAGCCCTCCATCAAGCCCGGCAGTTGTGA
- a CDS encoding NUDIX hydrolase → MTSELLDIYDDEDKPLGTASRQDAHAKGYWHHTFHCWLARDTSTGRRLLFQQRQDTKDTFPGYYDITAAGHLTAGEDVSQAARELEEELGIHVPFTSLTPLMTVRHESKGTAQGTSFWDREVSSVFGLLSSQPLEAYRLQQEEVAGLYEADLEQALALFEGRIPFLEANGISSGPNPGQHRRLITSDQFVPHKAGYITSICRALMKLPAR, encoded by the coding sequence ATGACTAGCGAGCTTCTGGACATCTATGATGATGAAGATAAGCCCCTTGGCACAGCTTCCCGCCAAGACGCACACGCCAAGGGATACTGGCACCATACCTTTCACTGCTGGCTGGCGCGAGACACTTCAACAGGCCGTCGCTTGCTCTTTCAACAGCGCCAGGATACGAAGGACACCTTTCCCGGCTACTACGATATTACAGCAGCAGGCCATTTAACGGCAGGTGAAGATGTATCTCAGGCAGCGCGTGAGCTGGAGGAAGAACTGGGCATTCACGTTCCCTTTACCTCATTGACACCGCTGATGACCGTCCGTCATGAGAGCAAAGGAACCGCACAGGGCACATCTTTTTGGGACCGTGAGGTCAGCTCGGTGTTTGGATTGCTGTCGAGCCAGCCGTTGGAGGCCTATCGTCTCCAGCAAGAGGAAGTGGCCGGCCTATACGAAGCAGACCTTGAACAAGCACTTGCCCTCTTCGAAGGCCGCATTCCTTTTCTCGAGGCTAATGGCATATCCTCTGGACCGAATCCCGGACAGCATCGCCGTCTAATCACATCGGATCAATTCGTGCCTCATAAGGCCGGGTACATTACATCTATATGCCGGGCTCTGATGAAACTTCCCGCCCGATAA
- a CDS encoding TrmB family transcriptional regulator: MERLLHHLRNLGFTEMEAKVMVELSRQNAASGYEVAKRLGASRSNVYAALQRLAGQGYLRASAGEPVRYSMLPSGELTRMIEGQLQESLRAVEKEMPRAEPDKPTFYNVEGDRNVLESLTRELERAEHEIVLDLWSEEAELLRTELEKAEKRGVRLLWSCDNGESVLGPWLPHASHEAGQEPSGRKFSFVIDRRWCMLGMRGENCPTQALITEHPVMTGLLLNHFAQDLILYELEHDMGSELSTRYGWRYEGIIGKYMSAGE; encoded by the coding sequence ATGGAGCGTTTGCTGCATCATCTGCGGAATCTGGGATTTACGGAAATGGAAGCCAAGGTTATGGTCGAGCTATCGAGGCAAAATGCGGCCTCCGGCTATGAAGTCGCCAAGCGTCTGGGGGCATCACGCTCCAACGTATACGCGGCTTTGCAGCGTCTGGCCGGGCAAGGATATCTCAGGGCGAGTGCGGGAGAACCTGTGCGTTACAGCATGCTGCCATCGGGTGAGCTGACCCGGATGATAGAAGGACAGTTGCAGGAGTCCCTGCGTGCAGTCGAGAAGGAAATGCCGAGAGCAGAGCCAGACAAGCCGACCTTTTATAACGTGGAAGGCGACCGGAATGTACTGGAAAGCCTGACACGCGAGCTGGAACGGGCGGAGCATGAGATTGTGCTGGATTTGTGGAGTGAGGAAGCTGAACTGCTGCGGACAGAGCTGGAAAAAGCCGAAAAACGGGGTGTGCGGCTGTTATGGTCCTGCGATAACGGAGAAAGTGTGCTTGGGCCATGGCTGCCGCATGCGTCTCATGAGGCCGGACAGGAACCTTCGGGGCGCAAATTTTCTTTTGTCATTGATCGGCGCTGGTGCATGCTGGGCATGCGGGGAGAGAATTGCCCGACACAGGCGCTCATTACCGAGCATCCGGTGATGACAGGACTGCTGCTGAATCATTTTGCCCAGGATCTTATTCTGTATGAGCTGGAGCATGACATGGGCAGCGAGCTGTCGACCCGGTATGGCTGGCGGTATGAGGGCATTATCGGTAAATATATGTCGGCTGGAGAATAA
- the mscL gene encoding large conductance mechanosensitive channel protein MscL, giving the protein MSGKGFINEFKEFAVRGNVIDLAVGVIIGGAFGKIVTSVVNDIIMPPIGKLLGGMNFPDLYVALRTADPLNTDGTRMTLAQAKEAGIAVLAYGQFINVLLDFMIVAFCVFLLVKGINMLKRKEEEKPPQEKTTKECPHCLSEIPVAATRCAHCTSKLEGYVEAR; this is encoded by the coding sequence ATGAGCGGAAAAGGTTTCATTAATGAGTTTAAAGAATTCGCTGTACGGGGTAACGTGATCGATCTCGCGGTCGGTGTTATCATCGGTGGAGCGTTTGGCAAGATTGTCACTTCTGTAGTCAACGATATTATTATGCCTCCGATTGGAAAGCTTCTGGGCGGCATGAATTTCCCGGACTTGTATGTAGCTTTAAGAACTGCCGATCCTTTAAATACTGACGGTACACGCATGACTTTGGCACAGGCCAAAGAAGCGGGGATCGCGGTTCTGGCCTATGGTCAGTTCATTAACGTCCTTCTCGACTTTATGATCGTGGCCTTCTGTGTGTTCCTGCTGGTCAAAGGGATCAACATGCTGAAGCGTAAAGAGGAAGAAAAACCTCCTCAAGAAAAAACGACCAAGGAATGCCCGCATTGCCTGTCGGAAATTCCTGTAGCTGCTACCCGTTGTGCACATTGCACTTCCAAGCTGGAAGGTTACGTAGAAGCACGCTAA
- a CDS encoding histidine phosphatase family protein: MRLYIIRHADPDYPNNTITPEGHLEAQALAKRLSSHGLDRIYASPMGRALDTMRYTADSLGMTHEVEHWTQELGLKLEETPYGRLSHWDLPGEVIRSEVPLPTHDSWKEISYYQGTQSHETFEQLKLHSDEFLKRQGFERVGGKYRVLKHTEDQVAVFCHGGFGLTWLAHLLELPLALVWSGFWMPPSSVTTILFDERSKEWATPRCIGFGDVSHLYAEGLPVRPRGIITNFS; encoded by the coding sequence ATGAGATTGTATATCATTCGGCACGCAGATCCTGATTATCCGAACAATACCATAACTCCGGAAGGGCATTTAGAGGCTCAGGCACTGGCCAAACGGCTTTCCAGTCACGGACTGGACCGTATTTATGCTTCTCCTATGGGGCGTGCGCTGGATACGATGCGATACACCGCCGATTCTCTCGGGATGACTCATGAAGTGGAGCACTGGACGCAGGAGCTGGGCTTGAAGCTGGAGGAAACTCCTTATGGCCGTCTCTCTCATTGGGATTTACCGGGTGAAGTTATCCGTTCTGAGGTGCCTCTGCCGACCCATGACTCTTGGAAGGAGATTTCCTATTATCAGGGAACGCAAAGTCACGAAACCTTCGAGCAGCTAAAGCTGCATTCCGATGAATTCTTGAAGCGCCAAGGCTTTGAGCGGGTTGGGGGTAAATATCGGGTTCTGAAGCATACCGAAGACCAAGTGGCCGTATTTTGCCATGGCGGTTTCGGACTGACTTGGCTTGCCCATCTGTTGGAGCTGCCACTGGCCCTGGTCTGGTCCGGTTTCTGGATGCCGCCTAGCTCCGTAACCACGATCTTGTTTGATGAGCGTTCCAAGGAGTGGGCGACTCCCCGTTGCATCGGCTTCGGTGACGTCTCCCATCTGTACGCAGAGGGCTTGCCCGTCAGACCCCGTGGCATCATCACCAATTTTAGCTGA
- a CDS encoding DJ-1/PfpI family protein: protein MKKVWRFIVYVCVFILVVGGTGAIGFMSTMQEAMSVYDKPVPASVQSIQAPAYDSKKPTVAVILANEVTEVFDFLVPYEMFSMTGSYNVFAAAPDKNIKSLTGGLDVAPHYTFDELDKLTGKGPDIIVIPFMPILDEAKYRPVRDWIRKHSGKETTLLSICNGAENLADTGLLNGKSAATHWGDIGRLEKKYTDITWKRDQRFVPDGNMVSSAGLTSGIDATLYVISSQMGEPTAKKVAKEMNYPSYDFVQHPQMEPFTAGLSDIVYVLNNAFQWSKKKNGVLLYDGADELMLSSAFDTYGASGTTTTLTISSKREPIVTRHGLNLIARYQIADAPKLDKMIFVGPDVKTRAAGDIRNWNENGGKAEQLYLHSDAPERFAMEPAFEDLAKQEDISTAKFAAKRLEYRATSQLKLEGASFSYEAFGIPIGVGLLSLFVVYLADRRFVRRKTVSA, encoded by the coding sequence TTGAAAAAAGTATGGCGTTTCATCGTATATGTGTGCGTTTTTATTCTGGTTGTGGGAGGAACCGGAGCGATCGGTTTCATGAGCACGATGCAGGAGGCTATGTCGGTTTACGATAAGCCGGTTCCTGCTTCTGTACAAAGCATACAAGCTCCTGCCTATGATTCGAAAAAGCCGACAGTGGCCGTTATTTTGGCGAATGAAGTGACCGAGGTGTTCGATTTCCTCGTACCATACGAAATGTTCTCCATGACGGGCTCGTACAATGTGTTTGCGGCAGCTCCCGACAAAAACATCAAATCGTTGACAGGCGGCCTTGATGTCGCACCGCATTACACTTTCGACGAATTGGACAAATTGACGGGCAAAGGTCCGGATATAATCGTGATCCCTTTCATGCCGATTTTGGATGAGGCGAAATACAGGCCTGTCCGCGATTGGATAAGGAAGCACTCCGGCAAGGAAACGACCTTGTTGTCCATCTGTAATGGGGCGGAAAATTTGGCGGATACAGGCCTACTGAACGGGAAATCTGCGGCAACACATTGGGGAGATATCGGCAGGTTGGAAAAGAAATACACCGATATTACTTGGAAAAGGGATCAGCGTTTCGTGCCTGATGGCAATATGGTCTCCTCAGCCGGCCTGACTTCGGGGATCGATGCCACACTGTACGTCATATCCAGCCAAATGGGAGAGCCGACAGCGAAGAAAGTGGCGAAGGAAATGAATTACCCTTCCTACGATTTTGTTCAGCATCCGCAAATGGAGCCTTTCACGGCCGGATTGAGCGATATCGTCTATGTCTTGAACAATGCATTTCAATGGAGTAAGAAAAAGAACGGGGTGCTGCTGTATGACGGGGCCGACGAGCTGATGTTGTCCTCGGCTTTTGACACGTACGGGGCTTCCGGTACGACGACAACATTGACGATATCAAGCAAACGCGAGCCAATCGTTACCCGGCACGGTCTGAATCTGATCGCCCGATATCAAATAGCGGATGCTCCGAAACTCGACAAAATGATTTTTGTGGGGCCGGACGTTAAGACGCGCGCTGCAGGCGATATCCGAAACTGGAACGAGAACGGCGGAAAGGCTGAGCAGCTTTACCTGCACAGCGATGCGCCGGAGCGGTTCGCGATGGAGCCTGCATTTGAAGATTTGGCAAAGCAGGAAGATATCTCGACGGCAAAATTCGCCGCCAAGCGGCTCGAGTACCGTGCCACAAGCCAGCTTAAGCTTGAAGGAGCGTCTTTTTCATACGAAGCATTCGGCATACCAATTGGTGTCGGCTTGTTGTCTCTATTCGTCGTTTATTTGGCAGACAGACGTTTCGTAAGAAGAAAGACCGTTTCCGCATAA
- a CDS encoding zinc ribbon domain-containing protein, protein MKLIQRIKEGANRATEKAQHAVEISKINSQITAIQQEMDVHFLRMGQIFYEGYRASDMSVAEKEMTQLSTACDELQDEIDELRGRIAELKNAHLCTCGAVVPLDANFCPKCGRKLNEGQAASKQVAAVREEAPTSVYSFDLRKQEEPAKGSEPAYNNYEEHEPYDRHELEQHELHETHEPSSLERNYTVSDFTPEEKAAFDEEWERRRQEELEQEHRRLEELERERERQEELDERIRYWKANNSEAEKPATPAAQVRENVKCQICTAELPKGSKWCPRCGAEQI, encoded by the coding sequence ATGAAGCTGATTCAACGTATAAAGGAAGGCGCGAATCGCGCCACAGAAAAAGCACAGCATGCTGTCGAGATTAGTAAAATAAATTCACAAATTACAGCGATTCAGCAGGAAATGGATGTTCATTTTTTGCGAATGGGTCAAATTTTCTATGAAGGTTACCGGGCATCCGATATGTCGGTGGCAGAAAAGGAAATGACACAGCTATCTACAGCTTGTGATGAGCTACAGGATGAAATTGACGAGCTGCGTGGTAGAATTGCAGAGCTGAAAAACGCTCATTTATGCACCTGTGGAGCTGTTGTACCGCTGGATGCGAACTTTTGCCCGAAATGTGGACGTAAACTGAATGAGGGACAGGCTGCTTCCAAGCAAGTGGCTGCCGTGCGTGAAGAGGCGCCAACGAGCGTATATTCGTTTGATCTGCGCAAGCAGGAAGAACCAGCCAAGGGTTCTGAGCCTGCTTACAATAATTACGAAGAACATGAGCCGTATGATCGGCATGAACTGGAGCAGCATGAGCTGCATGAAACGCACGAACCATCCAGCTTGGAGCGCAACTATACGGTGTCCGATTTTACACCGGAAGAAAAAGCGGCCTTCGATGAAGAGTGGGAGCGTCGTCGTCAGGAAGAGCTGGAGCAAGAGCATCGCCGTCTGGAGGAGCTGGAACGTGAACGGGAGCGCCAGGAGGAGCTGGACGAGCGCATTCGATACTGGAAGGCTAACAACTCCGAGGCAGAAAAGCCGGCAACTCCGGCTGCGCAGGTACGCGAGAATGTGAAATGCCAAATTTGCACAGCCGAGCTGCCCAAAGGCTCCAAGTGGTGCCCGCGTTGCGGAGCTGAACAGATTTGA
- a CDS encoding carboxymuconolactone decarboxylase family protein, whose translation MSLRLNYRAVSPSTFKTMMEMEKYISGRFTDKVLYELLKIRVSQMNGCSYCLDMHAKDLLKLGDYADHILQLALWREVPLFTEKERAMLELAEAVARISEQGVPTDLYNRVREQFTEEEYVDLIMAVNVINSWNRIAIATGMYPGSL comes from the coding sequence GTGAGTTTAAGATTGAATTACAGAGCAGTGAGCCCAAGTACGTTTAAGACTATGATGGAGATGGAAAAATATATTTCCGGTCGTTTTACAGACAAGGTGCTGTACGAACTACTGAAAATTAGAGTATCTCAAATGAATGGATGTTCCTATTGCTTGGACATGCATGCCAAGGATTTGCTCAAGCTGGGGGATTATGCTGACCACATTTTACAGCTGGCCTTATGGCGTGAGGTTCCTTTGTTCACGGAAAAAGAACGTGCTATGCTTGAATTAGCTGAAGCAGTTGCCCGTATTTCTGAACAAGGGGTACCTACGGATTTGTATAATCGGGTCAGAGAACAATTTACCGAGGAAGAATATGTGGATTTAATCATGGCAGTTAACGTTATTAACAGCTGGAACCGGATTGCCATTGCAACAGGGATGTATCCGGGCAGTCTTTAA
- a CDS encoding sigma-70 family RNA polymerase sigma factor — MTGKEHGIGQESAVLSLEELYQKYRKYSFAIAYRMLGTVTDAEDVVQDCFVELKKKPLDDLQNPKAYVAKMTMNRCLNLLNSARKQRETYVGQWLPEPLGESADLPADWLERKDMISYAFLVLLEQLKPMERAVFVLREAFQYDYKEIAELLGKTESNCRQLFSRSRRILSSVESALADPVSSSTMNPSRIKVLERFTAAFLAYDVSAMLELLAEQPIFVADGGGNMHTVMRPMVVRKGVLALLTSRRVLTVLRERELVRTVVNGEVQLAFLKEGTVREVLCISLAPDGEHIQDFYLMVNPDKLGHIRV, encoded by the coding sequence TTGACTGGCAAAGAACACGGAATTGGACAAGAATCGGCAGTTTTAAGTCTGGAGGAGCTATATCAAAAATATCGTAAATATTCTTTTGCCATTGCTTATCGAATGCTTGGGACAGTGACGGATGCCGAGGATGTTGTTCAAGACTGCTTTGTCGAGTTGAAGAAAAAGCCCCTGGATGACTTACAGAATCCCAAAGCCTATGTAGCCAAAATGACGATGAATCGGTGTCTGAATCTTCTGAACTCTGCCCGTAAGCAAAGGGAGACGTATGTTGGACAGTGGCTGCCAGAGCCGCTTGGCGAGAGCGCAGATCTTCCTGCGGATTGGCTGGAGCGTAAGGATATGATTTCTTACGCTTTTCTGGTTCTGCTGGAGCAGCTCAAGCCGATGGAACGCGCTGTCTTTGTGCTGAGGGAAGCTTTTCAATATGACTATAAAGAGATCGCAGAATTATTGGGAAAGACAGAGAGTAATTGTCGTCAACTGTTCAGTCGCTCCCGCCGTATTCTTTCTTCCGTGGAATCTGCCCTTGCTGATCCGGTAAGCAGCAGTACGATGAATCCTTCCAGAATAAAGGTACTGGAACGTTTTACAGCCGCCTTTCTCGCCTACGATGTTAGCGCTATGCTAGAGCTATTGGCTGAACAGCCCATATTTGTGGCAGATGGCGGAGGCAATATGCATACGGTGATGCGACCCATGGTCGTTCGCAAAGGCGTTCTCGCCCTGCTGACCTCTCGTCGGGTATTAACCGTATTACGGGAGAGAGAGCTGGTCCGCACCGTCGTCAATGGTGAGGTACAGCTCGCATTCTTGAAAGAAGGCACAGTGAGGGAGGTCTTATGCATCAGTCTGGCACCGGACGGGGAGCATATTCAGGATTTTTACTTGATGGTCAATCCGGACAAGCTGGGGCATATTCGTGTATGA